Proteins encoded by one window of Methanobrevibacter sp.:
- a CDS encoding potassium channel family protein: protein MKTKIRNVSKIVLSIIVFINIILISTSIVLNLAEFNAIFFFDIFVCLVLLFDFFKGFNKSSDKLGYFKENFIGLIAAIPFDLMLSPFLVSDYIMFIKFIRVLLLIALFFRIVGVFLKSTHLDEILGVFVLVVIGSTLGLYLIDPSMNNLFDDLWFVIVSLTTVGYGDITPSTVFGKVFSLVLLIIGVFIFSAITGAISSYFMDNVLQEGSYHIHELKENVANSEEELKKVNEQLNENEKKIEELKEEIIELKEIIEKNN, encoded by the coding sequence ATGAAAACGAAGATTCGCAATGTCTCTAAAATAGTGTTGAGCATTATAGTTTTTATCAATATAATCTTGATTTCCACTTCAATAGTTCTTAATTTGGCTGAATTCAATGCCATTTTCTTTTTTGACATATTTGTATGTCTTGTTCTTTTGTTTGACTTTTTTAAAGGATTTAATAAATCTTCAGATAAACTTGGTTATTTTAAGGAAAATTTCATAGGATTGATTGCAGCAATACCTTTTGATTTAATGTTATCTCCGTTTTTAGTCTCTGATTATATAATGTTTATTAAATTCATACGAGTGTTACTGCTAATTGCACTCTTTTTCAGAATTGTTGGGGTCTTTTTAAAAAGCACTCATCTGGATGAGATTTTAGGAGTTTTTGTTTTGGTTGTAATAGGCTCAACATTGGGCTTATATCTAATTGACCCTAGTATGAACAATCTGTTTGATGATTTATGGTTTGTGATTGTTAGTTTAACAACAGTCGGTTATGGTGACATTACTCCCTCTACGGTCTTCGGTAAGGTATTCAGCCTAGTATTGTTAATAATAGGAGTGTTCATTTTCAGTGCAATCACGGGGGCGATCTCTTCCTATTTCATGGATAATGTGCTGCAGGAAGGAAGCTATCATATACATGAGTTAAAGGAAAATGTTGCAAATTCCGAAGAGGAGTTAAAAAAAGTCAATGAGCAGCTAAATGAAAATGAGAAAAAAATCGAGGAGTTAAAAGAAGAAATAATTGAATTAAAAGAAATTATTGAAAAGAATAATTAA
- the tmk gene encoding dTMP kinase produces the protein MYIVFEGIDGAGKSTQIGMLKEWLEDNGFRVETLVEPTDSEVGKLIRKILQRPDATSDNVQKTLGLLFAADRMLIMDRLEDESKIIISDRSFISSLAYQEPADWIEVLNKYAKKPDLLILLDLDVSKSVARTSGEDTFENEEFLTGVKENYLKLVENYEHQVIDANNGVNKVSSDIKKAVAPYLGICPDCIR, from the coding sequence ATGTACATAGTATTTGAAGGAATAGACGGTGCCGGAAAATCAACCCAAATTGGAATGTTAAAGGAATGGCTTGAGGATAATGGATTCAGGGTCGAAACATTGGTTGAACCGACAGATTCCGAAGTTGGAAAATTGATTCGTAAAATCCTGCAAAGGCCTGATGCCACATCCGATAATGTTCAAAAGACTTTAGGCTTGCTTTTTGCAGCTGATAGGATGCTAATAATGGATAGATTGGAAGATGAATCTAAAATCATAATTTCTGACCGGTCATTTATTTCATCTCTTGCTTATCAGGAACCTGCAGATTGGATTGAGGTCTTAAATAAATACGCTAAAAAACCGGATTTGTTGATATTGCTTGATTTGGATGTTTCTAAATCTGTTGCAAGGACATCTGGTGAAGATACTTTTGAAAATGAGGAATTCTTGACTGGCGTCAAAGAAAATTATCTGAAGTTGGTTGAGAATTATGAACATCAGGTGATTGATGCAAACAATGGGGTTAATAAGGTTTCTTCAGATATCAAAAAAGCCGTTGCGCCTTATTTAGGGATTTGTCCGGATTGCATAAGATAG
- a CDS encoding U32 family peptidase gives MVLEELLAPAGSPEVLTIAVNAGADAVYLAGQQYGARAYAKNFTIEEIENAVNYAHLNGAKIHVTVNTLINNFEIVDVLKYLFKLYQIGVDAVIVQDLGLIWLLKTFIPELEVHASTQMGLNNYSSFKWASKNNIKRVVLPREVSIEQIKDTHDQLEKDNIDMDIEVFGHGALCYCVSGKCYMSSYNSGRSGNRGACAQPCRREYRLKYRGYNIGNGYLLSTHDLATYDNIQAISDAGVKSLKLEGRMKSGDYIGTIVNSYRNIIDGNPGDYKKDLHLVFNRQFTNGYMMGDRPGEVMGRGSSGHEGLYIGDITNIEDTKVTIEIKNKEIPIILEPGDGIAFKYNGKIKGIYLENIIKQDENEIIIDTTRLVKVGTEVFISYSKSTHDYLKQFEKETIKNNVGINLSLTWDENLNLFTKVEYHIDDELINFRHKTLDKFQKAKNKPVTEETIEKQLNKTGGTPFYIENIRFNNMPKDIFIPIREINQIRREILDTATELLINHYTPTKKSVKAVRKNLTKFFEDYENAPNKTKRKTPKLSVFVDDISQINAVSGFDLKRIYFDRNCHYNNPEDYFNDIKETLKKASLMASPTELVWVLSSFISEEDANRCNEIVKELENEGIIVSVMGDFPGMAELFDCPIYGNHNLNVWNSFAVRDLNEAGFKSLIVSSELSGEEIRELINKNHDRNIELEMIVNGNLEVIVSKDDFTNLNDGKDFIISNDADYATLEDKKRKKFKYKIFFDYNRQSHIINKDCLCLIEEINEIKEFHLDSLILDCRYSNEKYTTQILSIYNESLKNKDPEELTKYKYQIMDSSQSYINKGNYIEGRLHEDKK, from the coding sequence ATGGTTTTAGAAGAATTGTTAGCTCCTGCAGGTTCTCCAGAAGTTTTGACCATTGCGGTTAATGCCGGTGCCGATGCCGTTTATCTAGCCGGTCAGCAATATGGAGCTAGAGCTTATGCTAAAAACTTTACAATTGAAGAAATTGAAAATGCTGTTAATTACGCTCATTTGAATGGTGCTAAAATCCATGTAACAGTCAACACACTAATAAACAACTTTGAAATTGTTGATGTACTAAAATACTTATTTAAATTATATCAGATTGGAGTGGATGCAGTTATTGTACAGGATCTTGGATTAATCTGGCTTTTAAAGACATTCATTCCAGAATTGGAGGTTCATGCCTCAACACAAATGGGTTTGAACAATTACTCCTCATTCAAATGGGCCAGCAAAAATAATATAAAACGGGTTGTGCTTCCAAGGGAAGTCAGTATTGAACAAATCAAAGATACTCATGACCAACTTGAAAAAGACAACATTGACATGGACATTGAAGTATTTGGACATGGGGCACTATGCTATTGCGTAAGTGGAAAATGTTACATGTCATCATACAATAGCGGGAGAAGCGGAAACAGGGGAGCATGTGCACAGCCTTGCAGAAGGGAATATCGTCTAAAGTACAGAGGATACAACATAGGAAATGGGTACCTGCTTTCAACACATGACCTTGCAACATATGACAACATACAGGCCATTTCAGATGCAGGAGTTAAATCGCTGAAATTGGAAGGGCGAATGAAATCAGGAGATTATATCGGAACCATCGTCAACAGTTACAGGAACATCATTGACGGAAATCCTGGAGACTATAAGAAAGACTTGCACCTTGTTTTTAATCGCCAATTTACCAACGGATACATGATGGGAGACAGGCCAGGAGAAGTAATGGGAAGAGGAAGTTCAGGTCATGAAGGCCTATACATCGGAGACATTACAAACATTGAAGATACCAAAGTCACAATTGAAATTAAAAATAAGGAGATTCCAATTATTCTAGAGCCTGGCGATGGAATTGCATTTAAATACAACGGCAAAATTAAAGGAATCTATCTTGAAAACATTATCAAGCAGGATGAGAATGAGATAATAATAGACACCACACGCCTTGTCAAGGTTGGAACTGAAGTATTCATCAGCTATTCCAAATCAACACACGATTATCTAAAGCAATTTGAAAAGGAAACCATTAAAAACAATGTTGGAATTAATCTGTCCCTAACCTGGGATGAAAACCTTAACCTATTCACAAAAGTTGAATACCATATAGATGATGAGTTGATTAATTTCAGGCATAAAACCTTAGACAAGTTCCAAAAGGCTAAAAATAAACCAGTTACAGAGGAAACAATTGAAAAGCAGCTTAATAAAACTGGAGGAACTCCATTCTACATTGAAAATATTAGATTTAATAACATGCCTAAGGACATTTTCATCCCAATCCGTGAAATTAACCAGATCAGGCGTGAAATCCTAGACACCGCAACCGAACTTTTAATCAACCATTATACTCCAACTAAAAAGTCTGTCAAAGCTGTGCGTAAGAATCTGACCAAATTTTTCGAGGATTATGAAAACGCGCCGAACAAAACAAAAAGGAAAACACCGAAATTATCCGTATTTGTAGATGACATTTCCCAAATTAATGCAGTGTCCGGATTTGACTTGAAAAGAATCTATTTTGATAGAAACTGCCACTATAACAATCCGGAGGATTACTTTAATGACATAAAAGAAACTTTAAAGAAAGCCAGTTTAATGGCTTCCCCAACAGAACTCGTTTGGGTTTTATCCTCATTCATATCAGAAGAAGATGCAAACAGATGCAATGAAATTGTCAAGGAGCTTGAAAATGAAGGAATAATCGTTTCAGTGATGGGAGATTTCCCCGGAATGGCTGAACTATTCGATTGTCCGATTTATGGAAACCATAACTTAAATGTATGGAACAGCTTTGCTGTTCGTGACTTAAATGAAGCAGGATTCAAATCATTGATAGTGTCCTCTGAACTTTCAGGTGAAGAAATCAGAGAGTTAATCAATAAGAATCATGACCGAAATATTGAATTGGAAATGATTGTCAATGGAAATCTGGAGGTCATTGTAAGCAAGGACGATTTCACTAACCTAAATGACGGCAAGGACTTCATCATATCAAATGATGCTGATTATGCAACACTGGAAGATAAAAAAAGGAAAAAGTTCAAGTATAAAATATTTTTCGACTACAACAGACAAAGCCACATTATCAATAAAGACTGCTTATGCCTAATTGAAGAGATTAATGAAATCAAAGAGTTCCATCTTGATTCATTGATTCTGGATTGCAGATACTCAAATGAAAAATACACCACACAAATCCTATCAATATACAATGAAAGCCTCAAAAATAAAGACCCGGAAGAATTAACCAAATACAAATACCAGATTATGGATTCCTCACAATCCTACATCAACAAGGGCAACTATATTGAAGGCAGACTACATGAGGACAAAAAATGA